One Bacteroidota bacterium genomic region harbors:
- a CDS encoding ATP-binding protein, producing MIERDIKYRIQESLKYKEITILIGARQVGKTTILKRIMSELDNVVYFNLDIEQDNIYFNSQQELIRKTELEIGTEGGYVVIDEVQQKKDAGRFLKGLYDLDLPYKFIVTGSGGIELKEKIGEALTGRKYMIKMYPVSFNEFVNYKTRYRYKNRLESFFELENLKTLMLLEEYMSFGGYPAVVAADTIYRKKEIMNEIFTSYLTRDISILLGVKHPDKFVKMIRLLAVQSGYIINYSQLSQDVGLRLETLKTYLWYAEQTFIINLIHPFFTNPKKEITKSPTVYFNDLGLCNFTKTNFSSQKNDGMIFQNLVYNLLRGKYEIGLYKINFWRTKDKAEVDFVVQGEEGIIPVEVKYSELKNMKITRSFRSFINKYAPKKAIVVNLSLDSITTLNDTEIKFIPFWKLY from the coding sequence ATGATAGAAAGAGATATCAAATATAGAATTCAGGAAAGCCTTAAGTATAAAGAAATAACAATTCTTATTGGAGCTAGGCAGGTTGGCAAAACCACCATTTTAAAAAGGATAATGTCTGAATTGGATAATGTAGTGTATTTTAATTTAGATATAGAACAAGATAATATATACTTCAATTCGCAACAAGAATTAATCAGGAAAACAGAACTAGAAATAGGAACAGAAGGCGGTTATGTAGTTATCGATGAGGTTCAGCAGAAAAAAGATGCGGGGCGTTTTTTAAAAGGCTTATACGATTTAGATCTGCCATATAAATTTATTGTAACAGGATCGGGCGGTATAGAATTGAAGGAAAAAATTGGAGAAGCTTTAACAGGACGCAAATACATGATAAAAATGTATCCTGTAAGTTTTAATGAATTTGTAAACTATAAGACCAGATATAGATATAAAAACCGTTTAGAAAGTTTTTTTGAGTTAGAAAACTTAAAAACGCTAATGTTACTGGAAGAATATATGAGTTTTGGCGGATATCCTGCAGTTGTAGCAGCTGATACTATATATAGGAAGAAGGAAATAATGAACGAGATATTCACATCTTATCTTACAAGGGATATATCTATATTATTAGGCGTAAAACATCCTGATAAATTTGTTAAGATGATTCGCCTTTTAGCAGTGCAATCAGGGTATATAATTAATTATTCTCAATTGTCACAGGATGTTGGGCTTAGGCTGGAAACACTTAAAACATATCTTTGGTATGCCGAACAAACATTTATTATAAACTTGATACATCCATTTTTTACTAATCCTAAAAAAGAAATAACTAAATCGCCAACTGTATATTTTAATGATTTGGGTCTATGTAATTTTACAAAGACTAATTTTAGTTCTCAGAAAAATGACGGTATGATATTTCAAAATCTCGTTTATAATCTTCTGAGAGGAAAATATGAAATAGGTCTGTATAAAATTAATTTCTGGAGAACTAAAGACAAAGCAGAAGTGGATTTTGTAGTACAAGGTGAAGAAGGTATAATTCCTGTTGAGGTTAAATATTCAGAATTAAAAAACATGAAAATAACCCGATCATTCAGGAGTTTTATCAATAAATACGCACCAAAAAAAGCAATAGTTGTTAATTTGTCTTTGGACAGTATTACCACTCTAAACGATACCGAAATCAAATTTATTCCTTTTTGGAAGTTATATTGA
- a CDS encoding DUF2961 domain-containing protein, which produces MSRIIILILLISTSLFSQETGLNQIENFNDLALLRNDVLSLHQSSHDPDGGNNHDGFTGGNFTGTYNGENIMLHAKGRGIINRIWITGFDLSKRIKIYFDGSSNPKINETLADFFSGTHAPYLSPLVVNDAVSSGGFTSYMPFPFEEEIMITVEGGSNHEFFNIDYQLYGNDNSDISTWTGSEDLSATYNIFNNKGADPRGDVTYTSVENTFDVSSSETVSALTISESNSSVASLLVTIPGIEFNDESDISDFLTDHGKAHKTTSEFTMDINPNASVIKLKRRLDYAIADQEAKIYVDNNVVGNWKTAGRSSNSYRWREVEFDINLKDFITPGNTTITIKTEFVASQIDWNEFYYWTICDGVVTDEFDVGDVASESSHNYNSISAWQGYLSAILPKGGTPANSILDDVSLQVFFDGESSPSVDAPLAYFFAVGSIEQLRIQSLPVGVKPGTNTLYSYFPMPFSNNCEFKLVNNSGVNLPGIHIEVDYQSIESDFSDLGYFKTQYNHDSNPEMGKDYKLLDARGRGKYVGVVMEVSGGENDLWLEGDERFYIDGSNTPAIYGTGTEDYFNGAWYFNRGLFDLSTHGMTGMYNSDRSVYRFHLSDPVYFNSKADFGIEHGPVNDFTADYKSLAFYYLKPETSFTKTDEVIIGDNTSESNHNYKTTGSDYRGTAVSYYEGDNDEIALTKTVRYINGSSEFNVNITSGKIVWIKRTFDYSLENQDAKVYVDGQLIGNWFSAGRNANKRFRDEYFSIPAAYTKSKTQITLKFEAIDNSVDYKWSESKYEIYSVDGYNLSNEDPQILNAIKVYPNPSSGIINIDSSVQVEDVIISDVNGRVINNITFTGGSIDISTLNKGVYFMSIITRNGNSIKTIIKK; this is translated from the coding sequence ATGTCAAGAATAATTATACTGATATTATTAATATCAACCTCGTTGTTTTCGCAGGAAACAGGATTAAATCAAATTGAAAACTTTAATGATTTGGCATTATTGCGAAACGATGTTTTGAGTTTACACCAAAGTAGTCACGATCCGGATGGAGGAAATAATCACGATGGTTTTACAGGTGGTAATTTTACAGGTACTTACAATGGCGAAAATATAATGCTTCATGCAAAAGGCAGAGGAATTATAAACAGAATATGGATTACCGGATTTGATTTGTCAAAAAGGATTAAAATATATTTCGATGGTAGTAGCAATCCTAAAATAAATGAAACTCTTGCAGATTTCTTTTCAGGAACACATGCACCATATTTGTCACCATTAGTTGTTAATGACGCAGTATCCAGTGGTGGTTTTACGAGTTACATGCCATTTCCTTTCGAAGAGGAAATAATGATAACAGTTGAAGGTGGTAGTAATCACGAATTCTTTAATATCGATTATCAGTTGTACGGAAATGATAATTCTGACATCTCAACATGGACAGGCTCAGAAGATTTGTCGGCAACATATAATATTTTTAATAACAAAGGTGCTGATCCTCGTGGTGATGTAACTTATACAAGTGTTGAAAACACCTTTGATGTTAGCAGTTCCGAGACAGTTTCTGCTCTTACAATTAGCGAGAGTAATAGTTCAGTTGCTTCATTGCTAGTTACAATTCCGGGGATTGAGTTTAATGATGAATCAGATATTTCGGATTTTTTGACAGATCATGGGAAAGCACATAAAACTACGAGCGAGTTTACAATGGATATTAATCCTAATGCTAGTGTAATAAAACTTAAAAGACGCTTAGATTATGCAATTGCCGATCAGGAAGCTAAAATATATGTAGATAACAATGTTGTTGGTAATTGGAAAACTGCGGGAAGAAGCTCAAATTCTTACCGTTGGAGAGAAGTTGAATTTGATATCAACCTAAAGGATTTTATTACACCCGGGAATACTACAATAACTATAAAAACAGAATTTGTAGCATCACAAATAGACTGGAATGAGTTTTATTATTGGACAATATGCGACGGAGTAGTTACAGACGAATTTGATGTTGGAGATGTTGCCAGCGAAAGCTCTCATAATTATAATTCAATTTCTGCATGGCAGGGCTACCTTAGTGCTATTTTACCAAAAGGTGGAACGCCGGCTAATAGCATACTTGATGATGTAAGCTTACAGGTGTTTTTTGATGGTGAAAGTTCACCATCTGTTGATGCTCCACTTGCGTATTTCTTTGCTGTAGGTTCGATCGAACAACTGCGCATACAGTCCTTGCCTGTAGGTGTTAAACCGGGGACAAATACCTTATATTCTTATTTTCCAATGCCTTTTTCAAATAACTGTGAATTTAAACTTGTTAACAATTCGGGAGTAAATTTGCCAGGAATTCATATAGAAGTAGATTATCAGAGTATTGAAAGTGATTTTTCAGATTTAGGATATTTTAAGACTCAATATAACCATGATAGTAACCCTGAAATGGGGAAGGATTATAAACTTCTAGATGCAAGGGGAAGAGGGAAGTATGTTGGTGTTGTAATGGAAGTAAGCGGTGGAGAAAATGATCTTTGGTTGGAAGGTGATGAAAGATTTTATATTGATGGCAGTAATACTCCTGCGATATATGGTACAGGAACAGAAGATTATTTCAATGGTGCATGGTACTTTAACAGAGGCTTATTTGACCTATCAACTCATGGTATGACCGGTATGTATAATAGCGATCGTTCTGTATATCGTTTTCATCTTAGCGATCCGGTTTATTTTAATTCAAAAGCCGATTTTGGGATAGAACACGGACCGGTAAACGATTTTACTGCAGATTATAAGAGCCTTGCATTCTATTACCTGAAACCGGAAACTTCGTTTACTAAAACCGATGAAGTAATAATTGGAGATAATACATCAGAATCAAATCACAACTACAAAACAACTGGCAGTGATTACCGCGGAACTGCTGTATCGTATTACGAAGGTGATAATGATGAAATAGCACTTACTAAAACTGTTAGGTATATTAATGGATCTTCTGAGTTTAACGTTAATATTACTTCGGGGAAAATTGTTTGGATAAAACGAACCTTTGATTATTCTTTAGAGAATCAGGATGCAAAAGTATATGTAGACGGGCAATTGATTGGTAACTGGTTTTCAGCAGGAAGAAATGCTAATAAGAGATTTAGGGATGAATATTTTTCAATTCCGGCGGCTTATACAAAAAGTAAAACTCAGATAACATTAAAGTTTGAGGCTATCGACAATTCTGTTGATTACAAATGGTCTGAATCGAAATATGAAATATACTCTGTTGATGGATATAATCTGAGTAATGAAGATCCTCAGATATTAAATGCGATAAAAGTATATCCAAATCCAAGTTCCGGAATAATAAATATAGACAGTAGTGTGCAGGTTGAAGATGTGATTATTTCGGATGTTAATGGTAGAGTAATTAATAATATTACTTTTACCGGCGGATCAATAGATATATCTACTCTCAATAAAGGTGTATACTTTATGAGTATAATAACAAGAAATGGAAATTCTATCAAAACGATAATAAAGAAATAG
- a CDS encoding response regulator, whose amino-acid sequence HKLDFFTYISHEFKTPLSIVIASIEELINSPHKQNKALEYKSMIRKNAFRLLSLINQLMDFRKIENEHSSISLNNGDIVSFVKSISDSFNPLFERENIINEFNSNKDSYVSYFDEDKIEKIISNIISNSYKALGNVGKISISIEINEYAKENKYDNIFISKSDITITIKDNGKGIAPENLTKLFDPFYSGNMKDNFNSGIGLALVNSLVKLLYGEIKADSIVGEGSTFTIKLPLFKKPDDKFISNDSFIDSTTGDNLELMIYENEVPLLKNEEKEKSKSDLLIVEDNKELSKFLKEHFAKSFEVSVVENGKDALIRIKRSHPDIIISDIMMPVMDGNELVKELKSNIETSHIPIILLTAKSGIDSEIEGLEGGADDYMSKPFNLKVLDLKVRNILKSIDSNRRQFENFEAIEESTTDLHNKEAQFISDLTNIVKNNIDKTDFNVNELCKEALISRTQLHMKLKKVTGMSTTEFIKSIKMNEAKKMLLTGNYSISEVSVMVGFNDANYFSKSFKKVFEKSPSEFLKDVLLDKA is encoded by the coding sequence CATAAACTAGATTTTTTCACCTATATAAGTCACGAATTTAAAACTCCATTATCAATAGTAATTGCATCAATCGAAGAATTGATAAATAGTCCACATAAGCAAAATAAAGCTTTGGAGTATAAATCGATGATTCGAAAAAATGCATTCAGGCTTTTATCACTTATAAATCAGTTGATGGATTTTAGAAAAATCGAGAATGAACACTCTTCAATATCACTTAACAATGGTGATATAGTAAGCTTTGTAAAAAGTATATCAGATTCGTTTAATCCTCTTTTCGAACGTGAGAATATTATAAATGAATTCAATAGTAATAAGGACTCTTATGTGAGTTATTTTGATGAGGATAAGATTGAAAAAATAATAAGTAACATAATTAGTAATTCGTATAAAGCACTTGGGAATGTTGGAAAGATATCTATCAGCATAGAGATAAATGAATATGCAAAGGAAAATAAATACGACAATATATTTATTTCGAAAAGTGATATCACAATTACTATTAAAGATAATGGAAAGGGGATTGCTCCCGAAAATCTAACTAAACTCTTCGACCCATTTTATTCGGGAAATATGAAGGATAATTTTAATAGTGGTATTGGGCTTGCTCTTGTAAATAGTCTTGTTAAACTTCTTTATGGCGAAATAAAAGCAGATAGTATAGTTGGTGAAGGAAGTACATTTACCATAAAATTACCTCTATTCAAAAAACCTGACGACAAGTTTATAAGCAATGATAGTTTTATTGATTCTACCACAGGAGATAATTTAGAATTAATGATTTACGAAAACGAAGTTCCATTACTAAAGAACGAAGAAAAAGAAAAAAGCAAATCGGATCTGTTAATAGTAGAAGATAACAAAGAACTGTCGAAATTCCTGAAAGAACACTTTGCAAAATCATTTGAAGTTAGCGTAGTGGAAAATGGAAAAGATGCATTAATAAGAATAAAAAGATCGCATCCCGATATTATTATTAGCGATATTATGATGCCTGTGATGGATGGAAATGAACTTGTAAAAGAACTTAAATCGAATATCGAAACAAGTCATATTCCAATAATTTTACTTACTGCAAAATCGGGGATAGACTCCGAAATTGAAGGATTGGAAGGCGGTGCCGATGATTATATGAGTAAGCCTTTTAATCTGAAGGTTCTGGATCTTAAGGTGCGAAATATTCTAAAATCAATTGACAGCAACCGAAGACAATTCGAAAATTTTGAAGCTATTGAAGAGAGCACAACAGATCTTCACAATAAGGAGGCACAGTTTATAAGTGACCTGACAAACATAGTTAAAAATAATATAGATAAAACCGATTTCAATGTTAACGAACTTTGTAAAGAAGCTCTTATCAGCCGTACTCAACTTCATATGAAATTGAAAAAGGTTACAGGTATGAGTACCACCGAGTTCATTAAATCGATTAAAATGAATGAAGCTAAAAAAATGCTTTTAACAGGTAATTATTCTATTTCAGAAGTTTCGGTAATGGTTGGTTTTAATGATGCTAATTATTTCAGTAAATCGTTTAAGAAGGTATTTGAGAAATCGCCTTCGGAGTTTTTGAAGGATGTTTTACTAGATAAAGCTTAG
- a CDS encoding TlpA disulfide reductase family protein: MKNLWYLTITLFLITSCNLSNNKTLSDKAVITGHVSNFSKISEHDFIDFIYYDLFDGQKKIIKDIDEDGNFSFELDNLDKPTEFYLKYASLLTYCIFPGDSLHFEIDGNCWEGRKKRYEYFTITGSSEKFNRNLAKYNQLISDSLNTRQFFYEESNVIRNSTIEYYKKFETAYIKRKQLLTNKFNSENNVSEQFVEWTTQNVKFTEWNNLFRYTWLHPHYNKFDGKKQYEFKKNIPDSYFAFLDNWDQENKDYLGSITYMQFLHEYKSYKMSLIDHDKINKMYVAESFHPIKDFDKINKLKYPDEKGFVLDLLIAQDFSHLLDANFKLTKKYIILDKIKDTEVRERITAKYNYVESFENDKSLANNLNHENADEFLKALVKKHPNKVIYIDFWATWCGPCIGEMPYSRKVKKKLEGKDVVFVYLANRSGESVWKSTIAKNKIEGDHYLLTDKQFSNLSKVFGITGVPHYALINKEGIIVDKNAPRPRTGDLLVNLIENHISGKELTAIAENKYVKPQNNVVAQTKQPKNVAFTLDNFENNWDVKGLNFEKTENGTLQKNSGGWANVAGAIKKDLELKGDFMIETKLRMVEGVSGYPTAGFFIDGSLDNNDPSLAFCLFGAHNTQSVGIHKSRNITSGGWVGDGYTNTPIEGLSIYNWTILKIEKRGNNVQFYVNGKEHGTPIEFKNLEGNLGLMGESSIAEFEYVDFKRL; encoded by the coding sequence ATGAAAAATTTATGGTATTTAACTATCACCTTGTTTTTAATTACATCGTGTAATTTATCAAACAATAAAACGCTTAGTGATAAAGCTGTAATTACCGGTCATGTATCAAATTTCTCAAAAATATCTGAACACGATTTTATTGATTTCATATACTATGATTTATTTGATGGACAAAAAAAAATAATTAAAGATATTGATGAAGATGGAAACTTTAGTTTTGAATTAGATAATTTGGATAAACCAACTGAGTTTTATCTTAAATATGCCTCACTCCTTACTTATTGCATCTTTCCGGGAGATAGTTTGCATTTTGAAATTGATGGTAATTGTTGGGAGGGTAGAAAAAAGAGATATGAATATTTTACTATTACCGGTAGTTCGGAAAAATTCAATAGAAATCTTGCCAAATACAACCAACTTATTAGCGATTCATTAAATACGAGACAATTTTTTTATGAAGAAAGTAATGTGATAAGAAATTCAACCATCGAATATTATAAGAAATTTGAGACTGCATATATCAAAAGAAAACAACTACTAACTAATAAGTTCAACTCAGAAAATAATGTAAGTGAACAATTTGTGGAGTGGACTACCCAAAATGTTAAATTCACAGAATGGAATAATTTATTCCGTTACACATGGCTTCACCCACATTATAATAAGTTTGATGGTAAAAAACAATATGAGTTTAAAAAAAATATTCCTGATAGTTACTTTGCTTTTTTAGATAATTGGGATCAAGAAAATAAAGACTATTTAGGGTCTATTACATACATGCAATTTTTACATGAATATAAAAGTTATAAGATGTCATTAATTGATCATGACAAAATAAATAAAATGTATGTGGCAGAATCATTTCACCCAATTAAAGACTTTGATAAAATCAACAAATTAAAATACCCCGATGAAAAAGGATTTGTTTTAGATTTACTAATTGCCCAAGATTTTTCTCATTTGCTTGATGCAAACTTTAAGCTAACTAAGAAGTATATTATTCTAGATAAAATAAAAGATACCGAAGTAAGAGAAAGAATAACTGCTAAGTATAACTATGTTGAATCTTTCGAAAATGATAAAAGCTTAGCTAACAACTTGAATCATGAAAATGCTGATGAATTTTTAAAAGCACTAGTAAAAAAGCACCCTAATAAAGTTATATATATCGATTTTTGGGCAACATGGTGTGGACCTTGTATAGGAGAAATGCCATATTCGAGGAAGGTAAAAAAGAAACTTGAAGGCAAGGATGTAGTTTTTGTTTATTTAGCAAATCGAAGTGGCGAATCTGTTTGGAAATCAACCATAGCAAAGAATAAGATTGAAGGAGATCACTACCTGCTTACTGATAAGCAATTTTCGAACCTGAGTAAAGTATTTGGAATAACAGGAGTGCCACACTACGCTCTTATTAATAAAGAAGGTATTATTGTGGATAAAAATGCACCGCGACCAAGGACTGGTGATTTACTGGTAAATCTTATTGAAAATCACATTTCAGGTAAAGAACTTACGGCAATTGCAGAGAACAAGTATGTAAAACCGCAAAACAATGTTGTTGCACAAACAAAACAACCTAAAAATGTGGCTTTTACTTTAGATAATTTTGAAAATAATTGGGATGTAAAAGGTTTGAATTTTGAGAAAACTGAGAACGGTACATTACAGAAAAACAGTGGTGGATGGGCTAATGTAGCCGGAGCTATAAAAAAGGACCTTGAACTTAAGGGAGATTTCATGATTGAAACCAAACTGAGGATGGTAGAAGGTGTTTCAGGTTATCCAACAGCGGGATTTTTTATTGATGGTAGTTTAGATAACAATGATCCTTCTTTGGCATTTTGCTTATTTGGTGCACATAATACACAAAGTGTAGGAATTCACAAATCCAGAAACATCACCTCAGGGGGATGGGTTGGAGATGGTTACACTAATACTCCTATTGAGGGGTTAAGTATATATAATTGGACAATTTTGAAAATTGAAAAGAGGGGAAATAATGTTCAATTTTATGTAAACGGAAAAGAGCATGGAACCCCTATAGAATTTAAAAACTTGGAAGGTAATCTTGGTTTGATGGGAGAATCATCAATTGCTGAATTCGAGTATGTAGATTTTAAACGACTGTAA
- a CDS encoding exo-alpha-sialidase: MKNIMKYNLIAILAIFIIQSCQKDEAIEEIVNTKEAISPNRIAWNFNSLVALADDAGYARMIELDNGDFVCVYGKGGSGAELIRSTDKGETWSSVVVVARDEHHATSNGFTFMANSEIVQLSDGNLIYSYNRRPAEPFSSERKFAIAYKVSEDNGYTWGEEKVVYEASHIPHDGCWEPQILQLKSGELQLYFANEFPYQSSADQEISMMRSMDNGTTWGSPEKIAYVPNSRDGMAVALELENGEILMSIEDPSHLNFKPAIIRSSNNWANAPVGKPSQDREYALNHDLNNNAYQGAPYICVLPSGNIALAYQGTDGSSNVDLGNSRMLVEVGDKEGRNFNNNSRPFKVPYERAGLWNAISVLDGKVWALTTSDVDLDNDHYDRKSRVWGIQGYEITNYKVPQGEIVIDGATDTSNDNVAFFVGSKNESNAMFSLSQTNDKLFVSAVIKDESIYASNGVIVGISTKNDNAEKPASGNYLFNIYSNGDYKAKEGFNGKWESKDINADALKVTKNSKGYIVEFSISWSKIGGKPVNTEQRIGFNVGLIETGYTEYLIHSNMDMPYTWGSIQL; encoded by the coding sequence ATGAAGAATATAATGAAGTATAATCTGATTGCAATATTGGCAATATTTATAATCCAATCGTGTCAAAAAGATGAAGCTATAGAGGAAATAGTTAACACTAAGGAAGCAATTTCACCAAATCGTATTGCCTGGAATTTTAACTCCTTAGTTGCACTAGCAGATGATGCAGGCTATGCTCGTATGATTGAACTTGACAATGGTGATTTTGTTTGTGTTTATGGAAAAGGAGGAAGTGGAGCTGAATTGATTCGTTCTACTGATAAAGGAGAAACATGGTCTTCTGTTGTAGTAGTTGCCAGGGATGAACACCATGCAACAAGCAATGGTTTTACCTTTATGGCAAACAGCGAAATTGTACAATTGTCTGATGGCAATCTGATATATTCGTATAACCGACGTCCTGCAGAACCGTTTTCATCAGAAAGAAAATTTGCAATAGCTTATAAAGTATCTGAAGATAACGGTTATACCTGGGGAGAGGAAAAAGTTGTATATGAAGCATCACATATCCCACACGATGGATGTTGGGAACCTCAAATTTTACAACTTAAAAGCGGTGAACTTCAATTATACTTTGCAAATGAATTTCCATATCAGTCAAGTGCCGATCAGGAAATTAGCATGATGCGATCAATGGATAACGGGACAACATGGGGTTCTCCCGAAAAAATTGCTTATGTACCCAATTCGCGCGATGGAATGGCTGTTGCTTTAGAACTAGAAAATGGAGAAATTTTAATGTCAATTGAAGATCCTTCTCATTTAAATTTCAAACCTGCAATAATAAGAAGTAGTAATAATTGGGCAAATGCTCCGGTTGGTAAACCTTCTCAGGATAGAGAATATGCGCTAAATCACGATTTGAATAACAATGCATATCAGGGAGCACCGTATATCTGCGTATTGCCTTCAGGAAATATTGCTTTAGCTTATCAGGGTACAGACGGCAGTTCAAATGTAGATTTGGGCAACTCACGCATGCTTGTTGAAGTTGGTGATAAAGAAGGAAGAAACTTTAATAACAATTCGCGTCCCTTTAAGGTTCCTTACGAGAGAGCAGGCCTGTGGAATGCTATTTCGGTGTTAGATGGCAAAGTATGGGCACTTACTACGAGTGATGTTGATCTTGATAATGACCATTATGATAGGAAATCGAGAGTATGGGGAATTCAGGGATACGAAATTACCAATTACAAAGTTCCGCAAGGCGAAATTGTTATTGACGGTGCAACAGATACTTCAAACGATAATGTTGCATTCTTTGTAGGATCTAAAAATGAAAGTAATGCAATGTTTTCACTATCTCAAACAAACGATAAATTGTTTGTCAGTGCTGTTATCAAGGATGAAAGTATTTACGCAAGTAACGGTGTTATTGTAGGTATTTCGACAAAAAATGATAATGCAGAAAAACCGGCAAGTGGAAACTATTTATTCAATATATATTCTAATGGGGATTATAAGGCAAAAGAAGGTTTTAACGGAAAATGGGAGAGTAAGGATATTAATGCCGATGCTTTAAAAGTTACTAAAAATTCAAAGGGATATATTGTTGAATTCAGCATAAGCTGGTCGAAAATAGGTGGAAAACCTGTAAATACAGAACAACGTATTGGATTTAATGTTGGGTTAATAGAAACCGGATATACTGAATATCTGATACACTCAAATATGGATATGCCTTATACATGGGGGAGTATTCAGTTGTAA